Sequence from the Phragmites australis chromosome 6, lpPhrAust1.1, whole genome shotgun sequence genome:
TTGTTGGGTGCAGTTTTGGATCGGATGATGTCATTTAGAATATTGTTCTTGGTTCACAGTTCTGCTATGAACTCGTTGACCGATCGTATTTGTGTTTGTTGTCAGCAGCAACATGGGTGCCGGCGGCAGGATGACGGAGAAGGATCGGGAGAAGCAGGAGCTGCTTGGCCGTGCCGGCGGCGGTGCGGCCGTGCAGCGCGCGCCAGTGGACAAGCCGCCGTTCACGCTGGGTCAGATCAAGAAGGCCATCCCGCCGCACTGCTTCCAGCGCTCGGTGATCAAGTCCTTCTCCTACGTGGTCCATGACCTCGTCATCGTCGTGGCCCTCCTGTACTTCGCGCTGGTCGTCATCCCCGCCCTCCCGAGCGCGCTCCACTTCGCCGCCTGGCCGCTCTACTGGGTCGCGCAAGGTTGCGTGTGCACCGGCGTGTGGGTCATTGCGCACGAGTGCGGGCACCACGCCTTCTCGGACTACTCGCTCCTCGATGACATCGTGGGCTTGGTGTTGCACTCGTTGCTGCTGGTCCCGTACTTCTCGTGGAAGTATAGCCACAGGCGCCACCACTCCAACACCGGCTCCCTGGAGCGCGACGAGGTGTTCgttccaaagaagaaggaagtgCTGCCGTGGTACACCCCCTACGTGTACAACAACCCCGTCGGCCGGCTGGTGCATATCGTCGTGCAGCTCACCCTCGGGTGGCCGTTGTACCTGGCATTCAACGCTTCGGGCCGCCCGTACCCGCGCTTCGCGTGCCACTACGACCCATACGGCCCGATCTACAACGACCGGGAGCGCGCCCAGATCTTCATCTCGGACGCCGGCGTCCTGGCCGTGTCGTTCGGCCTGTACAAGCTCGCGGTGGCGTTCGGGTTCTGGTGGGTGGTGCGCGTCTACGGCATCCCGCTGCTGATCGTGAACTCGTGGCTGGTGCTCATCACCTACCTGCAGCACACCCATCCGGCGCTGCCCCACTACGACTCGAGCGAATGGGACTGGCTGCGCGGGGCGCTGGCCACCATGGACCGCGACTACGGCATCCTCAACCGCGTGTTCCACAACATCACGGACACACACGTCGCACACCACCTCTTCTCCACCATGCCGCACTATCACGCCATGGAGGCCACCAAGGCGATCAAGCCCATCCTCGGCCAGTACTACCAGTTTGACCCCACGCCCGTCGCCAAGGCGACCTGGCGCGAGGCCAAGGAGTGCATCTTCGTCGAGTCCGAGGACCGCAAGGGCGTCTTCTGGTACAACAACAAGTTCTAGCTGCATAGCTGAGATGATCACATCCATACTCGCAGGAACGGGAGGAGAATTCGAGAAGGGAAGATAGTAATCGTCCTACCAAGTCTCCATCTACCTATCTATGGTTAGTCATCAGTCTTTAGACAGGAGAGAGCATTTGGGCACAGAGAAGGCTTATTGCAGTGTCATTGCTAGAGTTGCCATCAAGTAAGTGGGCAAATTGGTCAATGTAGCGTGTGTCCGTGGCTGTGCTGTGCTCATATCTCACAGCTTTGGCCAGTTCTGAGTTGGTTTTCCTTCTTCGCGTTTTAGTCGCCGGTGTAGGCTGGCAGTGGTGGTCTTTGTGGTTCGCGTCCTTCGACCAGTGTCGTGTGCATCTGTCGTTGCATTGGTGTCATCTCTCCGTCCCCCCGCGTGTTATTGCAAACCATCTGGTGCTTCTGGCGAATAACAGATCGTCGAACGGCAACTTTTCGAGTAGTTGTGTGAACTTGCGATGGTTTTCCGACTTAGCACTCGCATGACTTCCGTGTCGCTTTGCTCGTTTTGTtggatgcttgcttgcttgcttgctctcTTTCTCGGCCAAGACTGTCCCTCCTTGTAAACTCATCCACACAAAAAGACGTGGTAAGCAAaagcttgcttgcttttctccTTGCCGAGACATTCTGCTTGGGCTCTACTTTGTCTGTTTTGCCAATTTGCAGCATCGTGGTCCAATGCTTGTTTGGTTGTAAAGGAACTGCTCCCGGCGCCAATGTCCACGGGAATCAATTCGCAGTATCGTGGTCCAATGTTTATGTGGTTGTTAAGGAACTGCTCCCTGCGCCAATGCCCACGGGAATCAATGCTTGCAAGGACTAGTGTTGCTCTCCAGCATCAGCTGCATTACGAATGGAAGCTAAATTGCTTATACATGAACGCGTGACCGTAGTACGTGTGAATTCATGATGTACGGTATCTAGTAGCTGGTGCTGTACTCTCCATCAGATGCGCATTCCCTTCGTCGTAACTCTGGGCACGAGATCCACGACACCGGCAGCGAGGCTCCATCCGCGCGTCTTTTCTGCGGAGAAGTTGGCTAAAACATACGAAACGTCGACAGGAGCCCTCAACATCACCGGGCGGCGCCATCCATCCCTCTCCCGGCTACAGTGCGGAGTAGCGGTGGCTAGTAGCAGCACTACAGTAGCGGCACAGTCGTACAGCGCGAACCGTGCGCTCCCATGTGGGTATATGACTCCACGCCACTGATACGTGGAAATGGCACATGGTCATCAACAAATGCTCCCCGCGCCACCGGTGATCCATCGTTGGACATTTCTTGCGATTACACGCGTACGCGCGTACACCACTACAGTCTACACGTGCACACTCGTATTGGCACTGCACGAAGGCTCGA
This genomic interval carries:
- the LOC133921375 gene encoding fatty acid desaturase DES2-like is translated as MGAGGRMTEKDREKQELLGRAGGGAAVQRAPVDKPPFTLGQIKKAIPPHCFQRSVIKSFSYVVHDLVIVVALLYFALVVIPALPSALHFAAWPLYWVAQGCVCTGVWVIAHECGHHAFSDYSLLDDIVGLVLHSLLLVPYFSWKYSHRRHHSNTGSLERDEVFVPKKKEVLPWYTPYVYNNPVGRLVHIVVQLTLGWPLYLAFNASGRPYPRFACHYDPYGPIYNDRERAQIFISDAGVLAVSFGLYKLAVAFGFWWVVRVYGIPLLIVNSWLVLITYLQHTHPALPHYDSSEWDWLRGALATMDRDYGILNRVFHNITDTHVAHHLFSTMPHYHAMEATKAIKPILGQYYQFDPTPVAKATWREAKECIFVESEDRKGVFWYNNKF